In the genome of Sporocytophaga myxococcoides DSM 11118, the window AAGTGAAGTTAATCACACCTCCTGTAGCACCATGCCCATAGACAGCTGTAGCACTTCTGACAATTTCAACTTCGCCTATTGAAGATATATCAAGAGACTTCAACTCTCTGGAAGCGCTGCGAATAGGAGTCGATTGAGGCACACCATCCAGCATGACCAACATATCCCTTCCTCTTATTCCCTGTCCATAGTTGCTGGATGATTCCGTACTCTGAGCAATACCTGGAGTCGTTTTACTCAAAATATCGTTAAGATTATTATTGATTGTAGACTGCCGCTGAAGTTCTTTTTCTGTTAGAACAGAAACAGATACCACCTCTTCTTCCCTTTTACCTATGCGGCTGGCGTAAACAACTACCTCTTTGATCTCTTCGGATTTCAGATGAATAACAAGAACGGAACCAGCATAAACAGTTTCTTTGTAGATCGCAAAGCCAACTGACATAACAGTGAGAATGCAAGAGCTATCAGTAAGATCATTAAAACGGAAGCTACCTTTATCATCTGCCAGAGCTTGCCTTGATCCACTACTGGCACTTAATTCCAGTACGGCAAAAGGAACAGGACCGCCATCAGAAATTATAGTTCCGGAAATTGATTTTTGAGCAAATGAAAAATTACCAAAAAATAAAAAAGCTGTTAGAATCAGCAGATGAAGTACAAACTTTAGCATAAAAGAATTATCACATAACAAACACATAATTACAAATAATAAGAATAGGCCGAATAGGAAAAACAGGAGGTTAAATAGGCCATTCAGGATTTTTTAAAATACCGATAGGCATATTTTTAATACCAAATGGACTACTAAGTCAAGTGGGTGTTATGCTTATTTTGTCAAAAAAATTTATGAGAATTTTAAAAAATATTGTCTTACTATTTGCGCTTCAGGTATTTTTATTCACTTCATGTAAAGAAGAGAAAAAAGATACACCTACGCCTGACACTCTACCAAAAAACACTAGTATACTTTTCGTAAACGGACTTTCTGATGGTTCAGTAAATACTCAGTTTAAGTTTGGAAACGAAGTTCTTACAGATTTAGCAACAAAAGCATATTCCAAGTATATCAAGGTCTCTGAAAGTAATCAGAAATTGACAGTTTCGGCAGGAGGAACAAATACTTCTTTTGATTTAAAGATTGAAAAAGATAAATATTACACTGTACTATTAAGCGGAACTGTCGCTGCTCCTAAGATTGAGGTTTTGAATGACGACTTTGGAAATGTAAGTGATCCTTTAACAAAATTCTCTTACAGATTTGTAAATTTATTCAAAGCAGGAAATGATTCTCTTTCCATGCAGGCTTATTATCCATCATATAAACTTTGGGCTACACAAGCAGGTGCTCACGAATATGTGGCTTATGGAAAATCAAGTGCATTTACAGAATATACTGCTGGCGCTGCAGCACAATGGAGAGCTATTAAATCAGGTTCCGAAGATACTAAAGAGTATAATGTTTCAGGTATTATTTACAGACTTGGCGGAAAGACAATTTACTATGAAGCACCTGTAACATTTTCTGGTAGTCTAAATAAGCACTATAGCATAGTTGTATTCGGACAAGATAGCAATGCTTCTTCAGCTATCATTGAACATGAGTCGCAAATACAACAATAAAAATTCAACCAATCCATACTTTGAAAGACGCTTCAGAAATGAAGTGGCTTTTTTATTTATCAAAAATTGCTTCAATATAAATTCTTCAGTTGCTTGGCTGTTCAATGAGCCAGCCAATTTCCAATCATGCTTAGTACCCTGAAAGCAACGGTTTGGGCAAGAGCAACAAAATAAATCTATAATTTATTGTCTAATGATTAATTTAATGCCATGCCTATGGATAGTGAGACGCCATGCATGGCGTCTCTACGAAACTTAAACAAGTTGCCCATTTTGCTTTCTGAACTGGCCAGGTGTCACCCCAAATCTCTTTCTGAATGAATGTATAAACTTGCTTGGACATTGATAGCCGATATCATAGGCAATCTGACTGATAGGACAATCACTTTTCTTAAGCAATGTGCATGAAGCACACAGCCTGCGATCCACGAGGTAGTTGTGAACAGTGGATTGAAAACATTCTTTAAATCCTTTTTTCAGTTTAAACTCATTCAAACAAACAATCTTTGAAAGTTCTTTTAAAGTTGGAGGATTACTGATATTGTCTTCCAGATATTCCCTTGCTTTGAATAACTTTTGAAGATCTTTTTCAGAAAGAAAATTACTTTGATTATTCTCCCAGATAAAAGAATCCGATAACTTCATCAACTCTGCCAACAACTCAAAAACCTTTGCCCTGATAACAAGCAACTGAGCAAAATCAGACTCTTTATTTTGAAGGATCTCTGTTAGAATTTTATTGATATTAGGAGGAATTCTTCCCAATATGGATATGTTCTGAAAAGAATCAATCAACTGTATCATCTTAAGATTTATCTTGCTGGATGGAAGATTCTTTAATACTTCTTTTAATAACCCTAACCTTATTCCCAGATCAACTGAAACTATCTTTTTCTTTTTAGGATAAACCCTATTGATGCCTTTACTACGAAAGAAGAAACCTCTGCAGGTTCCGCCTTGTATCTCCTGAGATTTTCCTGAGACAGAATTGGTCATCCTGAAATCACCTTCTATGAAAAAACTTATTTTAAAATATTCTTCCTGACTTAATGATGGAAAACAAAGTGGCTGGGAGATCTCCAGATCATGAATCGCCATTACCACACCATTGTCAATCTGATAACCATAAATATCACCACATACATCTTTCCTCTTTATCTGAAGCTTGCTATAATGTTGATTAAAAGAATATACAGTTGCTCCGATTGTCTGAAGGCTTTTTAGAAAATCATGAATGCTAAAAACTTTCATAAAAATGTACAATTTATAGTTATTTATAAATAGTCTAAATATAATTAAAGGTCTAATTTAGCATATTATATGTTTTAAAGTCAAAAAAAATTAAATAAAAATGATTTTTATGTAGATAAAACATGAATAGGACACAACACATCAATTGTATTTTTACAAGATTATACTTTTTAGCCTATAAAATGTCCACAATAGCACATTCGATCAGCCAAAGCAGAAATACCTTTGAAAAAAATCCTCAGAGTATGATTACAAAGGTAAAAAAGACCCTCCAGACGATGTTTGTCCGTCCGAAAGCAAACGATCTAAATATATTCAACCATAAAGAATCCAACATCCAGCATTATGAAAAAACCATCATAAAGGTTACTGATTACATATCCAATCACCTTAGAAGTTCTCATAAGCCTTTTTCAGGAGTGACTCCTGCTCTATTAAGACCTAAAGTAAATGACATTGACCTGAATATTCCCCTTACAAGCCTGGACGCAGTCCTTGCTGAAGTGGATGATATATATACGAAGCACGCTATCCTATTTCACTTGCCTCAATACATTGCACATCTTAACTGCCCTATACTAATTCCGGCACTTGCGGCTGAAGTTATAGTTAGCTCATTAAACTCCTCTCTCGATACCTGGGACCAAAGTGCAGGCGGTACTTTAATGGAAATGAAATTAATTGAATGGACGTGCAAAGAACTAGGATTAGGACCACTAGCTGATGGAGTATTTACGAGTGGTGGTACCCAATCAAATCTCATGGGAATGATGCTCGCAAGAGATTACTTCCTGAAGCACAAACTTCAATGGGATGTAAAAAAAGAAGGACTTCCAACTGAAGCTAGCAAGTTCAGAATTTTCTGCTCTGAAAAAAGTCATTTCAGCTTGCGTAAAGCTGCTATTTTGCTAGGCCTCGGAGAGCAAGCTATTGTACCAGTTAAAACTAACAAGCAATATCAGTTAGATATTAAAGCACTTCAGGAGTGTGTTGATAATGAAAAAGCAGCAGGCAATATTCCCATCGCAATTGTTGCTACTGCCGGTACAACAGATTTCGGAAGTATAGACCCACTTGAAGAGATTGGATCGTTCGCCACCAGACATCAACTATGGTTTCATGTGGATGCAGCTTATGGATGCGGATTGCTACTTTCTGATAAATACAAATACCTGATCAATGGTATTGAGCATGCGGACTCGGTTACTGTTGATTATCATAAAGCCTTCTTCCAGCCCGTTAGCTCAAGCGCTTTACTGGTAAGAAACGGAGCTTCTTTTGAACACATTACTCACCATGCAGATTATCTGAACCCCAAAGAACATGAAAAGGATGGATATCCTAATCAGGTTAATAAGTCTATTCAGACGACAAGGAGATTTGATGCATTAAAATTATGGTTTACGCTTCGTCTTATGGGAAAAGAAACTCTTGGAAGCTATATCGATGCCATTATCGAACTTGCTGCGAAAGCTGCAAAATCAATAGAAAAAGACAAAGAGCTCGAGCTACTCAACTATCCGGAAATCAGCACAATTCTTTTCAGATACAATCCATATGGTGTAAATGATATATCGCTGAATGCCATCAATGCCTATATCAGAAAGAAAATGTTTGAATCCGGAAAAGCCTTAATAGCAAGCACTAAGGTAAATAAAGAGGTGTATTTGAAATTTACAATTTTAAATCCCGAAACAACCATTGATGATATAAAAAATATACTGACACTAATTAAACTCTATGGATGCGACTATGCAAAGAACAACTAAGATTGAGCATATATCAGAAGAAATAAATTTTACAGCCCTTTTAAATTGCTTTCTAAGAGAGTATAAAAACTGGCACAGATTCTTCTACATGCCTAAGTATGATCAGACTTTAAGAGATTACTTCTTAAAAGTAAATCATGATAAATGGATAAAAATTCTTTTTCCTGAATCAAGAAATGAAGTGTATTGCCCACTCACATACTATTCAGCGACAGGCAGACATTTATATAAATTCCCCATAATAGAAAGAAATACAGAAACAGATGTAATATCTGAAATAAGCATTGCGTCATTTCTTTCTCTTATAGCAAATGAGCTAGGCAACAGCTCTCATCAAAATCTTCTGCTTGAAAGAATTAACGACAGCATTACCAATACTGCCATTTTCCTCGAAGAGGCCCTACATGACAATATTCTGGGAGAGCTAAACAACCTTTCAATACCCTTTATTAAGGCCGAGCAATCAATGCTATTGGGACATCAACTTCACCCGGTATCAAAAAGCCGAATGGGTTTCAGCAGAAAAGAACTTGGTCTGTATACTCCTGAAATGCGCAATAGCTTTCAACTACATTACTTCCTTGCCGATCCGGAATTAGTTGTGGAAAAAAGCACTTATACCATAGATATAACTCAAAAGATAAGAACTTCATTAATAGACGATCCAAGGACTTCTCCAAAAACAAAAGGATTTATAAATCTTCACAATGACAAAAAGCTTCTGCCTATACATCCATGGGAAGCTTTACATTTGCTAAAACAAGCTGATGTAATCAAACTTATAGAAGCAGGTAAACTCATTTATGTCGGGCCTTTCGGACCTGAATACACAGCCACCTCTTCTGTAAGAACAGTGTATAATGCTTACAGTGAGTTCATGTTTAAATTTTCACTACACGTAAAAATAACCAATTCAGAGCGTGTAAACCTTGAAAGAGAGTTGTATAGAGGCTATGATATAAGTAGACTTATGCATACAACCTGGGGAGAACAATTAAAAGATGATTTCCCTGAAATAATATTCGTTACCGATCCAGGATTCATTGCAGTAAAAAATCTTGATGGAAATTTCATTGAAGGTTTTAATACTGTAATAAGAAAAAATATCTTCCAAAAAGGAGATGGTGCAGAGAAGAATGTTACTCCTATTGCTGCACTAACTCAGGATGGCCTGCTTGGGCAGGGTTCCAGATTATCTGTAATCATCAAAAGTGAAGCGCTAAGAACCAAAAGATCAA includes:
- a CDS encoding AraC family transcriptional regulator; protein product: MKVFSIHDFLKSLQTIGATVYSFNQHYSKLQIKRKDVCGDIYGYQIDNGVVMAIHDLEISQPLCFPSLSQEEYFKISFFIEGDFRMTNSVSGKSQEIQGGTCRGFFFRSKGINRVYPKKKKIVSVDLGIRLGLLKEVLKNLPSSKINLKMIQLIDSFQNISILGRIPPNINKILTEILQNKESDFAQLLVIRAKVFELLAELMKLSDSFIWENNQSNFLSEKDLQKLFKAREYLEDNISNPPTLKELSKIVCLNEFKLKKGFKECFQSTVHNYLVDRRLCASCTLLKKSDCPISQIAYDIGYQCPSKFIHSFRKRFGVTPGQFRKQNGQLV
- a CDS encoding pyridoxal phosphate-dependent decarboxylase family protein; amino-acid sequence: MSTIAHSISQSRNTFEKNPQSMITKVKKTLQTMFVRPKANDLNIFNHKESNIQHYEKTIIKVTDYISNHLRSSHKPFSGVTPALLRPKVNDIDLNIPLTSLDAVLAEVDDIYTKHAILFHLPQYIAHLNCPILIPALAAEVIVSSLNSSLDTWDQSAGGTLMEMKLIEWTCKELGLGPLADGVFTSGGTQSNLMGMMLARDYFLKHKLQWDVKKEGLPTEASKFRIFCSEKSHFSLRKAAILLGLGEQAIVPVKTNKQYQLDIKALQECVDNEKAAGNIPIAIVATAGTTDFGSIDPLEEIGSFATRHQLWFHVDAAYGCGLLLSDKYKYLINGIEHADSVTVDYHKAFFQPVSSSALLVRNGASFEHITHHADYLNPKEHEKDGYPNQVNKSIQTTRRFDALKLWFTLRLMGKETLGSYIDAIIELAAKAAKSIEKDKELELLNYPEISTILFRYNPYGVNDISLNAINAYIRKKMFESGKALIASTKVNKEVYLKFTILNPETTIDDIKNILTLIKLYGCDYAKNN
- a CDS encoding GNAT family N-acetyltransferase, with the translated sequence MDATMQRTTKIEHISEEINFTALLNCFLREYKNWHRFFYMPKYDQTLRDYFLKVNHDKWIKILFPESRNEVYCPLTYYSATGRHLYKFPIIERNTETDVISEISIASFLSLIANELGNSSHQNLLLERINDSITNTAIFLEEALHDNILGELNNLSIPFIKAEQSMLLGHQLHPVSKSRMGFSRKELGLYTPEMRNSFQLHYFLADPELVVEKSTYTIDITQKIRTSLIDDPRTSPKTKGFINLHNDKKLLPIHPWEALHLLKQADVIKLIEAGKLIYVGPFGPEYTATSSVRTVYNAYSEFMFKFSLHVKITNSERVNLERELYRGYDISRLMHTTWGEQLKDDFPEIIFVTDPGFIAVKNLDGNFIEGFNTVIRKNIFQKGDGAEKNVTPIAALTQDGLLGQGSRLSVIIKSEALRTKRSTEDLAKEWLKKYLRISLVPLIRIYNRFGLACEAHQQNIMVELDSIGFPKQLYFRDNQGYFFREGKAEELHFLLPDLGETSQSIIPEEYIHPKYTYYLLINNIFGIIGAFGSNGLANEEHLIKILIKELEALQIEDTTGLVEYLLYTRDWTAKGNLLTTLGNKDEARAPIENPAEYVDYPNPLVFRYFSKNIIKPDINSLSFKKDFPDLGIEITLRPFDLSRDLEMVHDWFNQEHTKAFWKMDGPIRDLEAFYIMLKDADHSNGFIGMINGEPTFTLEPYWPMRDTVGKYYESLPGDYGAHLLIAPTDKNKKFTMPVGQVTMEFIFSQPEVGKCIGEADINAKPMHILVTRLGFKLQKVIAMPHKTSNLTFCTREWYKERFPNCDINVHSSIPLNQENE
- a CDS encoding DUF4397 domain-containing protein, with protein sequence MRILKNIVLLFALQVFLFTSCKEEKKDTPTPDTLPKNTSILFVNGLSDGSVNTQFKFGNEVLTDLATKAYSKYIKVSESNQKLTVSAGGTNTSFDLKIEKDKYYTVLLSGTVAAPKIEVLNDDFGNVSDPLTKFSYRFVNLFKAGNDSLSMQAYYPSYKLWATQAGAHEYVAYGKSSAFTEYTAGAAAQWRAIKSGSEDTKEYNVSGIIYRLGGKTIYYEAPVTFSGSLNKHYSIVVFGQDSNASSAIIEHESQIQQ